The Musa acuminata AAA Group cultivar baxijiao chromosome BXJ2-2, Cavendish_Baxijiao_AAA, whole genome shotgun sequence genome has a segment encoding these proteins:
- the LOC135604961 gene encoding cellulose synthase-like protein D4, whose product MASAPLNPSKKSIRSPGGGGSQNNRNASGQTVKFARRTSSGRYVSLSREDMDMSGELSGDYMNYTVHIPPTPDNQPMDGPAEAASVAVKAEEQYVSNSLFTGGFNSVTRAHLMDKVIDSEVMHPQMAGAKGSSCAMQACDGKVMRDERGEDIDPCECRFKICRDCYLDAQKDGGTCPGCKEPYKIGEYEDDVPDFRTGALSLPAPANAKTTADNRMSVMKSNKSLLMRSQTGEFDHNRWLFESKGTYGYGNAYWPKDGMYDDDLEEGMADGIPENMDKPWKPLTRKIPMPAGIISPYRLLIVVRLVALGFFLVWRVKHPNEEAMWLWGMSIVCEIWFAFSWILDVIPKLHPINRATDLSVLKEKFDMPSPSNPTGRSDLPGMDVFVSTADPEKEPPLVTANTILSILAANYPVEKLACYISDDGGALLTFEAMAEAASFANIWVPFCRKHDIEPRNPDSYFSLKGDPTKNKRRSDFVKDRRKVKREYDEFKVRINGLPDSIRRRSDAFNAREEMKAIKHIRESGGDPTEPIKVTKATWMADGTHWPGSWATSAPEHARGDHASILQVMLKPPSADPLYGLPDEDQTMDFTDVDIRLPMLVYMSREKRRGYDHNKKAGAMNALVRSSAVMSNGPFILNLDCDHYINNADAMREGMCFMLDRGGDRICYIQFPQRFEGIDPSDRYANHNTVFFDGNMRALDGVQGPVYVGTGCLFRRFALYGFDPPRATEYTGLFTKKEKKSTYSKETDSDTQSLRAEDFDTDLDPALLPKRFGNSAALSESIPVAEFQGRPLADHPGIKHGRPPGALRVPRPPLDPATVAEAVSVISCWYEDKTEWGDRVGWIYGSVTEDVVTGYRMHNRGWRSVYCITKRDAFRGSAPINLTDRLHQVLRWATGSVEIFFSRNNALLASRRLKLLQRIAYLNVGIYPFTSIFLLVYCFLPALSLFSGYFIVQTLNVTFLVYLLTITLTLIGLAILEVKWSGVGLEEWWRNEQFWLISGTSAHLYAVVQGLLKVVAGIEISFTLTTKSTAEDEEDIYADLYLVKWTSLMIPPITIMMVNIIAIAFGFAKTIYSEVPKWSKLMGGAFFSFWVLAHLYPFAKGLMGRRGKTPTIVFVWSGLIAITISLLWIAISPPKEGEGSTATSTFQFP is encoded by the exons ATGGCGTCCGCACCGCTCAATCCGTCCAAGAAGTCgatccgcagcccaggcggtggtGGGTCTCAAAACAACCGAAATGCCAGTGGGCAAACGGTCAAGTTCGCGAGGAGGACGTCGAGCGGCCGCTACGTGAGCCTCTCCAGGGAGGACATGGACATGTCGGGGGAGCTCTCCGGGGACTACATGAACTACACGGTGCACATACCCCCGACACCCGACAACCAACCCATGGATGGACCCGCCGAGGCCGCGTCGGTGGCGGTCAAGGCGGAGGAGCAGTACGTCTCCAACTCGCTCTTCACCGGGGGTTTTAACAGCGTCACCAGGGCGCATCTCATGGACAAGGTCATCGACTCCGAGGTGATGCACCCCCAGATGGCGGGCGCCAAGGGCTCATCCTGTGCCATGCAGGCCTGCGATGGCAAGGTCATGCGGGACGAGCGCGGAGAAGACATCGACCCGTGCGAATGCAG GTTTAAGATTTGCAGGGACTGCTACTTGGACGCTCAAAAGGATGGGGGGACGTGCCCGGGTTGCAAGGAGCCATACAAGATAGGGGAGTACGAGGACGATGTGCCGGACTTCCGCACCGGCGCTCTCTCCCTTCCGGCGCCGGCCAACGCCAAGACGACAGCTGACAACCGCATGTCGGTAATGAAGTCGAACAAGTCCCTGCTGATGCGCAGCCAGACCGGGGAGTTCGACCACAACCGGTGGTTGTTCGAAAGCAAAGGGACGTACGGTTATGGGAACGCCTATTGGCCCAAAGACGGCATGTACGATGATGATCTCGAGGAGGGCATGGCGGACGGCATCCCGGAAAACATGGATAAGCCCTGGAAACCCCTGACTCGGAAGATCCCGATGCCTGCCGGAATCATCAGCCCTTACAG GCTTCTCATAGTTGTGCGGCTGGTTGCTCTGGGTTTCTTCCTGGTATGGAGGGTGAAGCATCCGAACGAGGAGGCCATGTGGCTGTGGGGCATGTCCATAGTCTGTGAGATCTGGTTTGCCTTCTCCTGGATCCTCGACGTGATCCCCAAGCTCCACCCGATCAATCGGGCGACCGACCTCTCGGTGCTCAAGGAGAAGTTCGATATGCCATCCCCCTCCAATCCGACGGGACGCTCTGACCTTCCCGGCATGGACGTCTTCGTCTCCACCGCCGACCCCGAGAAAGAGCCACCGCTCGTCACGGCTAACACGATCCTGTCAATCCTGGCCGCCAATTATCCGGTGGAGAAGTTAGCGTGCTACATATCTGATGATGGTGGCGCTCTGCTCACGTTCGAGGCGATGGCGGAGGCCGCGAGCTTCGCCAATATTTGGGTCCCCTTCTGTCGCAAGCATGACATCGAGCCGAGGAACCCCGACAGCTACTTCAGCTTGAAGGGGGACCCGACCAAGAACAAGAGGCGGTCGGACTTCGTGAAGGACCGGAGGAAAGTGAAGCGGGAGTATGACGAGTTCAAGGTGAGGATCAACGGGTTGCCCGATTCCATCAGGAGGAGGTCGGACGCATTCAATGCTCGGGAGGAAATGAAGGCGATCAAGCACATCAGGGAGAGTGGTGGCGACCCGACGGAGCCGATAAAGGTCACCAAGGCGACGTGGATGGCCGATGGGACGCATTGGCCGGGGAGTTGGGCCACCTCCGCCCCTGAGCATGCCAGAGGAGATCACGCGAGCATCCTCCAG GTGATGCTGAAGCCGCCCTCGGCGGATCCGCTTTACGGGCTGCCGGACGAGGACCAGACGATGGACTTCACGGACGTGGACATCCGACTGCCGATGCTGGTGTACATGTCGCGCGAGAAGCGGCGGGGGTACGACCACAACAAGAAGGCCGGGGCCATGAACGCGCTGGTGCGGTCGTCGGCCGTCATGTCGAACGGCCCCTTCATCCTCAACCTTGACTGCGACCACTACATCAACAACGCCGACGCCATGCGCGAGGGCATGTGCTTCATGTTGGACCGAGGTGGTGACCGCATCTGCTACATCCAGTTCCCCCAGAGGTTCGAGGGCATCGACCCCTCCGACCGCTACGCCAACCACAACACCGTCTTCTTCGATGGCAACATGCGCGCCCTGGACGGCGTGCAG GGTCCGGTTTATGTGGGGACCGGTTGCTTGTTCCGGCGATTTGCGCTGTATGGCTTCGACCCTCCCCGGGCGACCGAGTACACCGGGCTGTTcacgaagaaggagaagaagagcacGTACAGCAAAGAGACGGACTCGGACACGCAGTCGCTCAGGGCAGAAGACTTCGACACCGATCTCGACCCGGCGCTGCTGCCCAAGCGGTTTGGCAACTCTGCAGCGCTGTCCGAGTCGATACCCGTGGCCGAGTTCCAGGGCCGCCCCCTGGCCGACCACCCTGGGATCAAGCATGGCCGCCCTCCCGGTGCTCTCAGGGTCCCGCGACCCCCCCTCGATCCCGCCACCGTCGCTGAGGCCGTCTCTGTCATCTCTTGTTG GTACGAGGACAAGACGGAGTGGGGCGACCGCGTGGGTTGGATCTACGGGTCGGTGACGGAGGACGTGGTGACAGGGTACAGGATGCACAACAGGGGGTGGCGGTCGGTGTACTGCATCACCAAGCGCGACGCCTTCCGGGGGTCGGCGCCCATCAACCTGACGGACCGGCTCCACCAGGTGCTCCGCTGGGCCACTGGCTCCGTGGAGATCTTCTTCTCCCGCAACAACGCCCTGCTGGCGTCACGGCGTCTGAAGCTGCTGCAGCGCATCGCCTACCTCAACGTCGGCATCTACCCCTTCACCTCCATCTTCCTCCTCGTCTACTGCTTCCTCCCGGCCCTTTCCCTCTTCTCGGGCTACTTCATCGTCCAGACCCTCAACGTCACCTTCCTCGTCTACCTGCTCACCATCACCCTCACCCTCATCGGCCTGGCCATCCTCGAGGTCAAGTGGTCCGGCGTGGGCCTCGAGGAGTGGTGGCGCAACGAGCAGTTCTGGCTCATCTCCGGCACCAGCGCCCACCTGTACGCGGTGGTCCAGGGGCTCCTCAAGGTCGTGGCCGGGATcgagatctccttcaccctcaccACCAAGTCCACggcggaggacgaggaggacaTCTACGCCGACCTGTACCTCGTCAAGTGGACGTCCCTCATGATCCCACCCATCACCATCATGATGGTGAACATCATCGCCATCGCCTTCGGCTTCGCCAAGACCATCT
- the LOC135605449 gene encoding probable carboxylesterase 18 produces MTQAPRPPLPWTTRISVAVASAVTDAARRSNGTVNRRLLSLLDARSPASAKPHCGVRSADVVVDPARHIWFRLFAPSDSAAAAGEPFPVIVFFHGGGFAFLSPASRAYDAVCRRICHEVRALVVSVNYRLAPEHRYPAPYEDGTDVLRFLDHGGLASADPAAADLSCCFLAGDSAGANIAHHVARRWAAGAGWERVRLAGMVLIQPFFGGEERTEAELRLTRVPLLSVERTDWMWRAFLPEGADRDHEASNVFGTRAAAGELEAALPEAMVVVGGFDPLQDWQRRYYEGLRSRGKAARLVEYPDAIHAFYAFPELKEASALMEEIKRFVDAHRSPAK; encoded by the coding sequence ATGACGCAAGCGCCACGCCCTCCGCTCCCGTGGACCACGCGGATCTCCGTCGCCGTCGCCTCTGCCGTCACCGACGCCGCCCGCCGCTCCAACGGCACCGTCAACCGGCGCCTTCTATCCCTCTTGGACGCCCGTTCCCCGGCCTCCGCTAAACCCCACTGCGGCGTCCGCTCCGCTGACGTCGTCGTCGACCCGGCCCGCCACATCTGGTTCCGCCTCTTCGCCCCCTCCGACTCTGCCGCCGCCGCTGGCGAACCCTTCCCCGTCATCGTCTTCTTCCATGGCGGCGGGTTCGCTTTCCTCTCCCCCGCCTCCCGCGCCTACGACGCCGTCTGCCGCCGGATCTGCCACGAGGTCCGCGCCCTCGTCGTCTCCGTGAACTACCGCCTCGCCCCGGAGCACCGCTATCCGGCGCCGTACGAGGACGGGACCGACGTGCTCCGCTTCCTGGACCACGGGGGCCTCGCCTCCGCTGACCCGGCCGCGGCCGACCTCTCCTGCTGCTTCCTGGCGGGTGACTCCGCCGGGGCGAACATCGCCCACCACGTGGCCCGGCGCTGGGCCGCGGGCGCCGGGTGGGAGAGGGTGCGTCTCGCAGGGATGGTGCTGATCCAGCCGTTCTTCGGCGGGGAGGAGCGGACGGAGGCGGAGTTGCGGCTGACCCGGGTGCCGCTGCTGTCGGTGGAGCGGACGGACTGGATGTGGCGCGCGTTCCTGCCGGAGGGGGCAGACCGGGACCACGAGGCTTCGAACGTGTTCGGCACGCGGGCGGCGGCCGGGGAGCTGGAGGCGGCGTTGCCGGAAGCGATGGTGGTGGTGGGGGGATTCGACCCGCTGCAGGACTGGCAGCGGCGCTACTACGAGGGGCTACGGTCGAGGGGTAAAGCGGCACGGCTGGTGGAGTACCCGGATGCCATCCACGCCTTCTACGCCTTTCCCGAGCTGAAGGAGGCGTCGGCGCTGATGGAGGAGATCAAACGCTTCGTCGACGCCCATCGATCACCAGCAAAATAG
- the LOC103972903 gene encoding uncharacterized protein LOC103972903 has protein sequence MGRHEGTLLLTYLAEIQNGEPLFFSSNSLPVKAYNFEPAGHAFHSAALKLLGLWDEEDAETDGQSVQSDDRGQEHLPSSDSYGSKGRKKSSAGSTQKDHYALLGLGHLRFLATEDQIRKSYRETALKHHPDKQAALILAEETEEARQAKKDEIESHFKAIQEAYEVLIDPVKRRIYDSTDEFDDDIPTDCAPQDFFKVFGPAFMRNGRWSVSQPVPPLGDENTSMEDVDSFYNFWYTFKSWREFPHADEFDLEQAESRDHKRWMERQNAKLREKARKEEHARVRALVDNAYKKDPRILSWKEEEKAEKKRKKEAKILARKLQEEEAAKAAEEERQQKEEQERKMAEAALNQKKIKEKEKKLLRKERTRLRTLSAQLVSENLLDLSEDIVESICMSFDLEQLKLLCDTMEGKEKMERAKLLRDAQGGSSSDVMKKGKTTSFQDLSLKPNGTVTDAKVGGPLSNYEKKERPWGKEEIEMLRKGMQKYPKGTSRRWEVISEYIGTGRSVDEILKATKTVLLRKPDSGKAFDSFLEKRKPVQTISSPLSTRLETEALPVDGTHAASSRTSAGDQNPLEVQASNGVPAAVDQDAWSETQERALIQALKTFPKDVNQRWERVAAAVPGKTMIQCKKKFALMKESFRSKRNTDQ, from the coding sequence ATGGGCAGACATGAGGGCACTTTGCTGCTTACATATTTGGCAGAGATTCAAAATGGGGAGCCCCTTTTCTTCTCATCAAATTCCCTTCCTGTAAAGGCATACAATTTTGAACCTGCAGGGCATGCATTTCATTCTGCTGCACTTAAACTGCTGGGATTGTGGGATGAAGAAGATGCTGAAACTGATGGACAAAGTGTTCAATCAGATGACAGGGGTCAAGAGCATTTACCATCTTCAGATTCTTATGGCAGTAAGGGCAGAAAGAAATCTAGTGCTGGAAGCACTCAAAAAGACCATTACGCACTCTTGGGCTTGGGGCATTTGCGGTTCCTAGCTACTGAGGATCAGATACGAAAGAGTTACCGTGAGACTGCATTGAAGCATCATCCTGACAAACAGGCTGCACTTATTCTTGCTGAAGAAACAGAAGAGGCTAGACAGGctaagaaggatgaaatagaaagtcaTTTCAAAGCTATTCAGGAGGCGTATGAAGTCCTAATAGATCCAGTTAAAAGAAGAATATATGACTCaactgatgaatttgatgatgatattcCAACTGACTGTGCTCCACAAGATTTCTTCAAGGTTTTTGGGCCAGCATTTATGAGAAATGGAAGATGGTCTGTGAGTCAGCCTGTTCCTCCTCTAGGAGACGAGAACACATCTATGGAAGATGTGGACAGTTTCTATAATTTCTGGTACACTTTTAAAAGTTGGAGGGAGTTCCCTCATGCAGATGAGTTTGATTTAGAGCAAGCTGAGTCTCGTGATCATAAGAGATGGATGGAGAGGCAGAATGCAAAGTTGAGGGAGAAGGCTAGAAAGGAGGAACATGCACGGGTTAGGGCCCTTGTTGACAATGCTTACAAGAAAGATCCTAGAATTCTGAGTTGGAAGGAAGAGGAAAAGgctgagaagaagagaaagaaggaggcaaAAATTCTGGCAAGGAAGTTGCAGGAGGAAGAGGCAGCAAAAGCTGCCGAAGAGGAAAGGCAGCAAAAGGAGGAGCAAGAGAGGAAGATGGCAGAAGCTGCTCTGAACcagaaaaaaataaaggaaaaagagaaaaagctCTTGCGCAAAGAAAGGACTCGTTTGCGCACTCTCTCTGCACAGTTGGTCTCAGAGAATTTGCTTGATCTTTCAGAAGATATTGTGGAAAGTATATGCATGTCATTTGACCTGGAGCAGCTCAAGCTTCTTTGTGACACCATGGAGGGTAAGGAGAAAATGGAGAGAGCCAAGTTGCTAAGGGATGCACAGGGTGGAAGCAGTTCAGATGTGATGAAAAAAGGGAAGACTACCAGTTTTCAAGACCTATCTCTGAAACCTAATGGCACTGTAACAGATGCCAAGGTGGGTGGTCCATTGAGCAACTATGAGAAGAAAGAGAGACCATGGGGAAAAGAAGAGATCGAGATGCTTAGGAAAGGCATGCAGAAGTATCCAAAGGGAACCTCCCGAAGGTGGGAGGTCATTTCAGAATACATTGGTACTGGGAGGTCAGTTGACGAGATCCTGAAGGCCACAAAGACAGTCCTCCTTCGGAAGCCCGACTCTGGAAAAGCTTTCGACTCTTTCCTTGAGAAAAGGAAGCCAGTTCAAACCATCTCTTCACCTCTTTCGACCAGACTGGAAACAGAGGCCCTTCCTGTTGATGGAACTCATGCTGCATCTTCTAGAACATCTGCAGGCGACCAGAATCCATTAGAGGTTCAAGCTTCCAATGGAGTTCCTGCTGCCGTGGATCAAGATGCTTGGTCTGAAACCCAAGAACGAGCCCTTATCCAGGCTCTGAAAACATTCCCCAAGGATGTTAACCAACGCTGGGAACGCGTCGCTGCTGCTGTGCCTGGGAAAACTATGATACAGTGCAAAAAGAAGTTTGCTTTGATGAAGGAGAGCTTCAGAAGCAAGAGAAACACCGATCAGTAA
- the LOC135605448 gene encoding uncharacterized protein LOC135605448 → MFKKPVEAKLLQRLSGADKKKLRRTTKERFPHASDANIDEILPPKADITVAKYTNRVHVYVIEGGLPMLFDIDGRGTEIYPTVYALWKVPELIPSFLLKGGEVSRYVIGGADLMFPGISIPPEGLPSFLSGQPWAVKVPGNPAPIAVGATTMSSSEALKAGLRGKALRITHYYRDYLWQSAEGHYIPNAGFLEDVVMEDPNLLSISQPADEPLDASNDEDHVNTAERDRVDTSNIHASTDIDAPMNLDVTDQISEEMTTDISGLKVSDNVTAEEPSDEKEQQTLSSEEIDALLDKCLLQALHATVKDKDLPMPGSTLWSNHVLPCRPSGITLDIKKSSHKKLSKWLQSKSSAGLISAKEDKYKKEVMLLSINRCHQQFMAFKPEKRVPENAEQRHDNSVSEGAHTKLQLEVVEVYKPSTHVKSIFTAVGADTGSYYSASDATDIAFRYVEKENLVKPTDKAMVTLDAALCDALYKGTIKKGSTYPTDVHKKDLGSTFLSRMQIHHRVSKGNEVAVRKGAVRPIQIMTERRQGNKKVTRVSGLETFLMDADSLASELQKKFACSTSVAEIPGKKGQHEVLVQGGVIDDLAKHLVDHYGIPKRHIEVLDKTKK, encoded by the exons ATGTTTAAAAAGCCAGTTGAGGCAAAATTATTGCAGCGCCTATCAGGAGCAGATAAGAAGAAGCTGAGAAGAACCACAAAGGAAAGATTTCCACATGCTTCAGATGCTAATATTGATGAAATTCTTCCCCCTAAG GCTGACATAACAGTGGCTAAATACACAAATAGGGTTCATGTTTATGTTATAGAAGGAGGGCTTCCTATGCTTTTTGACATTGATGGACGAGGCACTGAGATATACCCAACAG TTTATGCGCTGTGGAAAGTTCCAGAACTCATACCATCCTTTCTGCTCAAGGGTGGTGAGGTTTCTCGCTATGTGATTGGAGGTGCTGATTTGATGTTCCCTGGTATTAGTATACCTCCTGAAGGCCTGCCTTCATTCTTATCTGGGCAACCATGGGCAGTAAAAGTTCCTGGCAATCCAGCACCAATCGCA GTTGGAGCCACCACTATGAGTAGTTCAGAAGCCCTAAAAGCTGGTTTACGTGGGAAGGCTTTAAGAATAACACATTATTATCGTGATTATCTGTG GCAATCAGCTGAAGGTCACTATATTCCAAATGCTGGCTTTTTGGAAGATGTTGTCATGGAAGATCCTAATTTATTGTCAATTTCTCAGCCAGCTGATGAACCTTTGGATGCTTCAAATGATGAAGATCATGTTAATACAGCAGAAAGAGATCGTGTTGATACATCAAATATCCATGCCAGCACAGATATTGATGCTCCAATGAACTTAGATGTTACTGATCAAATCTCTGAAGAAATGACTACTGATATAAGTGGGCTAAAAGTATCAGACAATGTTACAGCTGAAGAACCAAGTGATGAGAAGGAACAGCAAACTTTGTCTAGTGAAGAAATTGATGCCCTCCTGGACAAATGCCTCTTGCAAGCATTGCATGCAACGGTTAAAGATAAAGATCTTCCCATGCCTGGAAGCACACTATG GTCAAACCATGTACTACCATGCAGACCTTCAGGCATTACTTTGGACATTAAAAAATCTTCTCATAAGAAACTTTCGAAGTGGTTGCAATCCAAATCTTCTGCTGGGCTG ATATCAGCAAAGGAGGATAAATATAAAAAAGAGGTCATGTTACTTAGCATTAACCGTTGTCATCAACAGTTCATGGCATTTAAGCCAGAGAAACGGGTACCAGAAAATGCTGAACAAAGGCATGATAACTCAGTCAGTGAGGGTGCACACACGAAACTACAACTTGAGGTAGTTGAAGTCTACAAACCAAGCACTCATGTAAAGTCCATATTCACCGCTGTTGGAGCTGACACCGGAAGCTATTATAGTGCATCAGATGCCACGGACATTGCCTTCAG ATATGTTGAGAAGGAAAATCTGGTTAAGCCAACAGATAAGGCAATGGTAACTCTGGATGCTGCGTTGTGTGATGCTCTTTACAAAGGGACTATCAAGAAGGGCTCAACTTATCCCACAGACGTCCACAAGAAAGATCTAGGTTCAACATTTTTAAGCAGGATGCAGATTCATCATAGAGTATCAAAAGGAAATGAAGTTGCCGTGCGTAAGGGTGCTGTGAGACCCATTCAGATTATGACTGAACGACGACAAGGGAACAAGAAGGTGACAAGGGTCTCAGGCTTGGAAACTTTTTTGATGGATGCTGACTCACTGGCTTCTGAATTGCAAAAGAAGTTTGCGTGCAGTACATCAGTGGCAGAAATTCCAG GTAAGAAGGGACAACATGAAGTGCTGGTTCAAGGTGGTGTGATCGATGACCTGGCGAAGCACCTTGTGGACCACTATGGCATTCCAAAGAGACACATTGAGGTGTTAGACAAAACCAAGAAATGA